Proteins encoded together in one Electrophorus electricus isolate fEleEle1 chromosome 9, fEleEle1.pri, whole genome shotgun sequence window:
- the ptgs1 gene encoding prostaglandin G/H synthase 1 isoform X1, which yields MKAVRAVLLIGIWILVQEWAMCLSSGEEHSRQTENVNPCCYYPCQHWGICVRYGLGRYECDCTRTGYYGENCTIPEFWTRVCELLKPSPDVMHYILTHFHWLWDIINNTFLREWLMRTVLTVRANLIPSPPIYNSKYDYVNWETYSNNTYYMRILPPVPVDCPTPLGTKGKMQLPDPKLVVEKFLLRRSFRPDPQGTNLMFAFFAQHFTHQFFKTHNRVGLGFTKALNHGVDAGHIYGDNLERQLMLRLHTDGKLKYQMINGEMYPPTVAQSKANMSYPPSVPPDEQLAIGQEVFGLLPGLSMYATLWLREHNRICDILKREHPTWDDEQLFQTTRLIIIGETIRIVVEEYVQHLSAYRLKLKFDPSLLFRSQFQYQNRIAVEFNQLYHWHPLMPDSFFIDGAEIPYSQFIYNTSILMHYGIEKLVQAFSTQQAGQIGGGRNIPQVVSKVAEGVIKESRELRLQPFNEYRKRFNLKPYTSFFEFTGDEELARELEELYEDIDGMEFYPALLIEKTRPGAIFGESMVEMGSPFSLKGLFGNPLCSPEYWKPSTFGGQTGFDVVNSASLEKLVCLNTKWCPYVSFHLPPSGSQQQQQQQQPHAEL from the exons ATGAAGG CAGTGAGGGCTGTTCTTCTGATTGGAATATGGATCCTGGTGCAGGAGTGGGCGATGTGCCTTAGTAGTGGAGAGGAACACTCACGTCAAACAGAAAATG TGAATCCTTGTTGCTATTACCCTTGCCAGCACTGGGGCATTTGTGTGAGATATGGGCTGGGTAGATATGAATGTGACTGCACCAGAACTGGGTACTATGGAGAAAACTGCACTATCC CTGAGTTCTGGACTAGGGTCTGTGAGCTTCTGAAGCCCAGCCCGGATGTCATGCACTACATCCTGACTCACTTCCACTGGCTCTGGGATATCATCAATAACACCTTCCTAAGGGAATGGCTCATGCGCACAGTACTCACAG TTCGAGCCAACCTAATTCCCAGCCCACCCATCTACAACTCCAAGTATGACTACGTGAACTGGGAGACATATTCCAATAACACCTACTACATGCGAATCCTTCCACCTGTGCCAGTGGACTGCCCAACGCCTTTAGGGACCAAAG GAAAAATGCAACTTCCAGACCCAAAGTTGGTGGTGGAGAAGTTCCTTCTGAGGCGGAGCTTCAGGCCAGACCCCCAGGGAACAAACTTAATGTTTGCCTTTTTCGCTCAGCATTTTACTCACCAGTTCTTCAAGACCCACAATCGTGTGGGACTAGGCTTTACTAAAGCTCTGAACCATGGG GTGGATGCTGGCCATATTTATGGGGATAATCTTGAACGACAGCTGATGCTTAGACTTCACACAGATGGGAAGCTGAAGTACCAG ATGATAAACGGAGAGATGTACCCACCTACTGTGGCCCAGTCGAAGGCAAACATGAGCTACCCTCCATCGGTGCCCCCAGATGAGCAGCTGGCAATAGGCCAGGAAGTGTTCGGTCTGCTCCCGGGCCTGAGCATGTATGCCACCTTGTGGCTGCGTGAGCACAACCGCATTTGTGACATCCTGAAGCGAGAGCATCCCACCTGGGATGACGAGCAACTTTTTCAGACCACCAGGCTAATTATTATCG GCGAGACCATTCGGATAGTGGTCGAAGAGTACGTGCAACACCTGAGCGCCTACCGGCTAAAGCTGAAGTTCGACCCGTCCCTTCTCTTTCGCTCACAGTTCCAGTATCAGAACCGCATTGCCGTGGAGTTCAACCAACTTTACCACTGGCACCCGCTCATGCCTGACAGCTTCTTCATCGACGGCGCTGAGATCCCTTACTCACAGTTCATCTACAATACCTCCATCCTTATGCACTATGGAATAGAGAAACTTGTTCAGGCCTTCTCCACTCAGCAAGCGGGACAG ATTGGAGGTGGTCGTAATATCCCCCAGGTAGTGAGCAAAGTAGCTGAAGGAGTCATTAAAGAATCCAGAGAACTTCGGCTTCAGCCATTCAACGAGTACCGCAAGCGGTTCAACCTGAAACCATATACATCCTTCTTCGAATTCACAG GCGACGAGGAACTTGCTCGTGAGTTGGAGGAGCTATACGAGGACATTGACGGTATGGAGTTCTACCCAGCCCTGTTGATAGAGAAGACCCGGCCCGGCGCCATTTTTGGCGAGAGCATGGTAGAAATGGGCTCACCATTTTCCCTGAAAGGACTTTTCGGAAACCCTTTATGTTCACCGGAGTACTGGAAGCCCAGTACATTTGGCGGTCAGACTGGCTTTGATGTGGTCAACTCGGCATCGTTGGAGAAACTAGTTTGCCTGAATACTAAATGGTGTCCATATGTATCCTTCCATCTGCCTCCATCAGGCTctcagcagcaacaacaacaacagcaacccCATGCTGAACTGTAG
- the ptgs1 gene encoding prostaglandin G/H synthase 1 isoform X2 produces the protein MKVRAVLLIGIWILVQEWAMCLSSGEEHSRQTENVNPCCYYPCQHWGICVRYGLGRYECDCTRTGYYGENCTIPEFWTRVCELLKPSPDVMHYILTHFHWLWDIINNTFLREWLMRTVLTVRANLIPSPPIYNSKYDYVNWETYSNNTYYMRILPPVPVDCPTPLGTKGKMQLPDPKLVVEKFLLRRSFRPDPQGTNLMFAFFAQHFTHQFFKTHNRVGLGFTKALNHGVDAGHIYGDNLERQLMLRLHTDGKLKYQMINGEMYPPTVAQSKANMSYPPSVPPDEQLAIGQEVFGLLPGLSMYATLWLREHNRICDILKREHPTWDDEQLFQTTRLIIIGETIRIVVEEYVQHLSAYRLKLKFDPSLLFRSQFQYQNRIAVEFNQLYHWHPLMPDSFFIDGAEIPYSQFIYNTSILMHYGIEKLVQAFSTQQAGQIGGGRNIPQVVSKVAEGVIKESRELRLQPFNEYRKRFNLKPYTSFFEFTGDEELARELEELYEDIDGMEFYPALLIEKTRPGAIFGESMVEMGSPFSLKGLFGNPLCSPEYWKPSTFGGQTGFDVVNSASLEKLVCLNTKWCPYVSFHLPPSGSQQQQQQQQPHAEL, from the exons ATGAAGG TGAGGGCTGTTCTTCTGATTGGAATATGGATCCTGGTGCAGGAGTGGGCGATGTGCCTTAGTAGTGGAGAGGAACACTCACGTCAAACAGAAAATG TGAATCCTTGTTGCTATTACCCTTGCCAGCACTGGGGCATTTGTGTGAGATATGGGCTGGGTAGATATGAATGTGACTGCACCAGAACTGGGTACTATGGAGAAAACTGCACTATCC CTGAGTTCTGGACTAGGGTCTGTGAGCTTCTGAAGCCCAGCCCGGATGTCATGCACTACATCCTGACTCACTTCCACTGGCTCTGGGATATCATCAATAACACCTTCCTAAGGGAATGGCTCATGCGCACAGTACTCACAG TTCGAGCCAACCTAATTCCCAGCCCACCCATCTACAACTCCAAGTATGACTACGTGAACTGGGAGACATATTCCAATAACACCTACTACATGCGAATCCTTCCACCTGTGCCAGTGGACTGCCCAACGCCTTTAGGGACCAAAG GAAAAATGCAACTTCCAGACCCAAAGTTGGTGGTGGAGAAGTTCCTTCTGAGGCGGAGCTTCAGGCCAGACCCCCAGGGAACAAACTTAATGTTTGCCTTTTTCGCTCAGCATTTTACTCACCAGTTCTTCAAGACCCACAATCGTGTGGGACTAGGCTTTACTAAAGCTCTGAACCATGGG GTGGATGCTGGCCATATTTATGGGGATAATCTTGAACGACAGCTGATGCTTAGACTTCACACAGATGGGAAGCTGAAGTACCAG ATGATAAACGGAGAGATGTACCCACCTACTGTGGCCCAGTCGAAGGCAAACATGAGCTACCCTCCATCGGTGCCCCCAGATGAGCAGCTGGCAATAGGCCAGGAAGTGTTCGGTCTGCTCCCGGGCCTGAGCATGTATGCCACCTTGTGGCTGCGTGAGCACAACCGCATTTGTGACATCCTGAAGCGAGAGCATCCCACCTGGGATGACGAGCAACTTTTTCAGACCACCAGGCTAATTATTATCG GCGAGACCATTCGGATAGTGGTCGAAGAGTACGTGCAACACCTGAGCGCCTACCGGCTAAAGCTGAAGTTCGACCCGTCCCTTCTCTTTCGCTCACAGTTCCAGTATCAGAACCGCATTGCCGTGGAGTTCAACCAACTTTACCACTGGCACCCGCTCATGCCTGACAGCTTCTTCATCGACGGCGCTGAGATCCCTTACTCACAGTTCATCTACAATACCTCCATCCTTATGCACTATGGAATAGAGAAACTTGTTCAGGCCTTCTCCACTCAGCAAGCGGGACAG ATTGGAGGTGGTCGTAATATCCCCCAGGTAGTGAGCAAAGTAGCTGAAGGAGTCATTAAAGAATCCAGAGAACTTCGGCTTCAGCCATTCAACGAGTACCGCAAGCGGTTCAACCTGAAACCATATACATCCTTCTTCGAATTCACAG GCGACGAGGAACTTGCTCGTGAGTTGGAGGAGCTATACGAGGACATTGACGGTATGGAGTTCTACCCAGCCCTGTTGATAGAGAAGACCCGGCCCGGCGCCATTTTTGGCGAGAGCATGGTAGAAATGGGCTCACCATTTTCCCTGAAAGGACTTTTCGGAAACCCTTTATGTTCACCGGAGTACTGGAAGCCCAGTACATTTGGCGGTCAGACTGGCTTTGATGTGGTCAACTCGGCATCGTTGGAGAAACTAGTTTGCCTGAATACTAAATGGTGTCCATATGTATCCTTCCATCTGCCTCCATCAGGCTctcagcagcaacaacaacaacagcaacccCATGCTGAACTGTAG
- the LOC113587051 gene encoding hemicentin-2 produces MAFPLWVSGHMPCPVWLLVFSYSIRITPTQSALVFSTLPKDGVGVLNSPLMLHCAVYDSSPQRALAVTWEKDNGALGAGVQQMANGSLFFSQLQEEDMGSYICSAKKGSQQITAAVTVSKAYLDNVFFSPQSQIINEGQDVFFQCVSGDSSPPANISWLKNGRALTRGAQIQGQYGGGGQRKTSGTLHLVNTTKSDQGIYACVTFNSFLNISKVSSAATLAVRGFRGSLEITQGPENVTVPSEMEATLHCAVLGFPIPTVQWFKDGQILPNTSRWDLLDNGQLLVFERVLPEDEGLYHCEANNDQDRRRSQPAYLLPAVMDWMFVLQPTNKTVRKGDAVTLSCRPPDSRPPAQVSWFRNNRLLRPRPHFTMETTGDLLFHRVQETDRGYYFCRASNSYLRRAVASRKIFLEVLAPPSVTIRPMAVTSAVGGEVLLQCLVSGHPVPSIEWSKQGHSARTGGRIIMGVRNATLYISSVRIHDEGFYTCTASSSVGQDKKTTTLRVTVAAKPVIVWFVGSVNVSRGGTITLPCRANGNLPVKYSWTRMGLPIPLHPSPRIRVDDNGTLHISNANQSDIGEYYCTAQNGVGQDRRKAMVIVLSAEDDSEEDVLSSVQEIKPEHPNSTIYLKDSTTHSISASTPYITYNHDGMNSGGEQQHEHNLTTTEILLSKPKQHYPQPLELHAQNKNMYITSTILIKPNSQQATLDPHLQAPPQATYTLSSVGISQLSNLYQDNFSPTSLPQAQGDLTQTTRFTSSGANSIATREPMVVQQNWSHPSEQLGATKASRTNYTELVETLKKNTSKAPMKTADNNGREKSWLPVLEKHDIPIVVGVGVSLAFIFITMAFYSLFRQNDPAAVPTGRGALRGLGGPCRHGERLAVERTYDNRAFEDDNMVAVIEQSPNTSETRACPPLSSPSTLLMEPSYDDIQEEVQPIRDLSVIVESHPETSEEEQLETSFEEGKAIPSPQSDIQLQCLEDWRSRDFSQSQEALSPSPPAQSQPPEGLRSSLTLQTSEPSSAPLHHSISISHNSSPLLLSHCISLGMTSVAVDVRFYPSASSSDHPTPCSTFSPPGRQSSSRLEHEQTTASTQHGK; encoded by the exons ATGGCGTTTCCTCTCTGGGTGTCCGGCCACATGCCCTGTCCAGTCTGGCTGCTGGTCTTCTCCTACTCTATCAGGATTACTCCAACTCAGTCTGCACTAG TGTTTTCAACTCTGCCCAAAGATGGTGTTGGTGTTCTGAACAGCCCTCTGATGCTGCATTGTGCAGTGTATGACTCCAGTCCCCAGAGGGCGCTAGCAGTGACGTGGGAGAAGGATAACGGGGCTCTGGGTGCTGGAGTTCAGCAGATGGCCAATGGCTCACTCTTCTTCTCCCAGCTGCAGGAGGAAGACATGGGAAGCTACATCTGCAGTGCTAAGAAAGGAAGCCAGCAGatcactgctgctgtcacagtTAGCAAAGCAT ATCTGGACAACGTGTTCTTCAGTCCCCAGTCGCAGATCATTAATGAGGGGCAGGACGtgttttttcagtgtgtgtctggggaCAGTTCTCCCCCTGCCAACATTTCCTGGCTGAAAAATGGCAGAGCTTTGACCAGAGGAGCTCAGATTCAG GGTCAATACGGAGGGGGCGGTCAGAGAAAGACCTCAGGCACCCTGCACCTGGTCAACACCACTAAATCCGACCAAGGCATTTATGCCTGTGTTACCTTTAATTCCTTCCTGAATATCAGTAAAGTGAGCAGTGCTGCCACCCTAGCAGTCCGTG GGTTCCGTGGGAGTCTTGAGATCACCCAGGGTCCTGAGAATGTCACAGTCCCCAGTGAAATGGAGGCAACTCTGCACTGTGCAGTTCTAGGTTTCCCGATACCAACAGTGCAGTGGTTCAAAGATGGCCAGATATTACCCAATACCTCTCGATGGGACCTACTAGACAATGGACAACTGCTAGTCTTTGA GAGAGTTTTACCTGAAGACGAGGGATTATATCACTGTGAGGCTAACAATGATCAGGACAGACGAAGATCACAACCAGCTTACCTGCTTCCTGCAG TCATGGATTGGATGTTTGTCCTCCAGCCAACCAATAAGACTGTAAGGAAAGGGGACGCAGTGACTCTGTCCTGCAGACCTCCAGATAGCAGGCCCCCTGCACAAGTGTCCTGGTTTAGAAACAATCGCTTGCTCCGCCCCAGGCCTCACTTCACCATGGAGACCACTGGAGATCTGCTCTTCCACAG AGTACAAGAGACTGACAGGGGATATTACTTCTGTCGGGCATCTAATTCTTACCTGCGAAGAGCTGTAGCCTCAAGAAAGATTTTCCTGGAAGTTCTTG CTCCCCCATCTGTGACCATAAGGCCCATGGCAGTTACCTCTGcagtgggaggtgaggtgttGCTTCAGTGCCTGGTGTCAGGGCACCCTGTTCCCTCCATAGAGTGGTCGAAGCAGGGCCATTCAGCAAGAACAGGAGGCAGAATAATCATGGG tgtgaggaATGCCACTCTTTACATCTCCTCGGTGAGGATCCATGATGAAGGCTTTTACACGTGCACAGCATCCAGTTCTGTGGGACAGGACAAGAAGACCACTACCCTGCGTGTTACTG TTGCAGCCAAGCCGGTCATTGTGTGGTTTGTGGGATCGGTGAACGTGTCCAGGGGAGGCACCATCACACTTCCGTGCCGAGCCAACGGAAACCTGCCAGTGAAATACAGCTGGACCAGAATGGGCCTTCCCATTCCTCTCCATCCTTCACCACGGATACGTGTCGATG ACAATGGGACCCTACACATCTCCAATGCAAACCAGTCAGATATAGGAGAATACTACTGCACTGCTCAAAATGGAGTGGGTCAGGACAGGAGAAAGGCCATGGTAATAGTGTTGTCAG CGGAAGATGATTCTGAGGAGGATGTGTTGTCTTCA GTTCAAGAAATCAAGCCGGAACATCCAAATTCCACCATTTACCTGAAGGACTCAACGACACATTCTATCAGTGCCTCTACCCCATATATCACCTACAATCACGATGGCATGAACAGTGGAGGAGAACAGCAACATGAGCACAATCTAACAACAACAGAGATATTGCTTTCCAAACCCAAACAACATTACCCCCAACCCCTAGAACTgcatgcacaaaacaaaaatatgtatattacttctactattttgatCAAACCAAATTCACAGCAGGCAACACTTGATCCACACCTACAAGCTCCACCACAAGCTACGTACACCCTGTCCTCTGTGGGAATCAGTCAACTTTCAAACTTATATCAGGATAACTTCTCACCCACTTCATTGCCTCAGGCACAGGGTGATCTTACTCAGACAACTAGGTTCACAAGTTCTGGTGCAAACAGTATTGCTACCCGAGAGCCTATGGTGGTACAACAGAATTGGAGTCATCCCAGTGAGCAACTTGGTGCCACTAAGGCATCAAGGACAAATTATACAGAACTTGTAGAAACATTGAAGAAAAACACTTCTAAGGCCCCTATGAAGACCGCGGACAACAATGGCAG GGAAAAGAGTTGGTTACCTGTGCTTGAAAAACATGACATCCCCATTGTGGTAGGGGTGGGAGTTTCCTTGGCATTCATTTTCATCACCATGGCTTTCTATTCCTTGTTTCGGCAAAATGACCCTGCAGCAGTTCCCACAGGACGGGGGG CTTTGCGAGGTCTTGGGGGTCCATGCAGACATGGCGAGCGTCTAGCAGTTGAAAGGACATATGATAACAG GGCGTTTGAGGATGACAATATGGTTGCCGTTATTGAGCAAAGCCCGAACACGTCGGAGACAAGAGCCTGTCCTCCACTGTCCAGTCCATCCACCTTGTTGATGGAGCCATCTTATGACGACATCCAAGAGGAGGTGCAGCCCATCCGAGACCTTTCAGTCATAGTGGAATCACATCCTGAGACCTCTGAGGAGGAGCAG TTAGAGACCTCGTTCGAGGAAGGGAAGGCCATACCCTCCCCGCAGTCTGACATCCAGCTCCAGTGCCTGGAGGACTGGAGGAGCCGGGACTTCAGCCAATCCCAGGAGGCCCTTTCGCCATCACCCCCGGCCCAATCCCAGCCACCCGAGGGCCTCCGCTCCTCGCTGACCTTGCAGACCAGCGAGCCCAGCTCGGCGCCGCTCCATCACAGCATCAGCATCTCCCACAACTCCTCGCCCCTCCTGCTCTCCCACTGTATCTCCCTGGGCATGACCTCCGTAGCTGTGGATGTGCGCTTCTACCCATCGGCCTCCAGCTCCGACCATCCCACCCCCTGCTCCACCTTCAGTCCCCCTGGGCGTCAGAGCAGCTCCAGGCTGGAGCACGAGCAAACGACTGCTTCCACACAGCATGGGAAATAA